A stretch of Coccidioides posadasii str. Silveira chromosome 2, complete sequence DNA encodes these proteins:
- a CDS encoding uncharacterized protein (EggNog:ENOG410PG6B~COG:G~TransMembrane:11 (i55-73o101-121i128-146o152-175i187-209o215-237i322-342o348-369i402-424o436-458i470-488o)~BUSCO:5513at33183), with protein MDDDNANNPDAPLLSENRTSPRSWSQSRTLLGGEGAHAGAKAATEDLIPNGSGTWFIWALTLSAGLSGLLFGYDTGVISSTLVCIKTDLSHRELTTLDKSLITSSTSLFALISSPIAGALGDRLGRKPVILIADALFVVGALWQAATSDVSGMIVGRSLVGLAVGAASLITPLYIAELSPSEIRGRLVTVLALFITGGQVTAYVTGWLLSTAPSGWRWMVGLGALPALIQLFILIFLPETPRWLVKAGKDNEARLVLGKVYGKSDIIRQAVDRIIRDIENDINEEIQRLAPQQDATSEASQCLNSMLQSWSSLFRIPSNRRALIIALAVTNFIFTLLAFSLIDRIGRRRILLSSIPIMALSLLFCAAVFPSMDIFPTPGKGVAAGVDSNDYAAAPQSGLKPVLILISLTMYTASYASGLGNVPWQQSELFPLQVRSLGSALATATNWGSNFLVGLTFLPLMEFISPGWTFLIYAVVCIVGWLAVWAIYPEMSGLGLEDVKSLLVDGWGVSESLERFVKRRGNVVQT; from the exons ATGGACGACGATAACGCCAACAACCCCGACGCTCCTCTACTCTCCGAGAACCGAACAAGCCCTCGATCGTGGTCCCAGTCGAGGACACTCTTAGGAGGAGAAGGCGCTCACGCAGGTGCTAAAGCTGCTACGGAGGACTTGATTCCTAATGGCTCGGGGACGTGGTTTATATGGGCACTTACACTATCCGCAGGCCTCAGTGGACTGCTGTTTGGATATGA TACCGGCGTCATTTCATCGACCTTAGTATGCATCAAGACGGATCTGTCCCATCGAGAGCTGACAACCTTGGATAAGAGCTTAATCACATCATCCACAAGTCTATTCGCGCTTATCTCGAGTCCCATTGCGGGAGCGTTAGGTGACAGGCTTGGAAGAAAACCCGTCATCTTGATCGCAGACGCTCTATTCGTCGTCGGCGCTCTGTGGCAAGCGGCCACCTCAGATGTCAGTGGCATGATTGTCGGTCGGAGTTTGGTGGGGTTGGCCGTTGGAGCGGCAAGTCTGATTACGCCCTT gtacattgctgaactctCCCCGTCAGAAATTCGGGGCAGATTAGTGACTGTTCTCGCGCTTTTCATCACCGGTGGCCAGGTAACTGCCTATGTAACCGGGTGGCTACTATCTACAGCTCCATCAGGCTGGCGCTGGATGGTTGGGCTCGGCGCCCTCCCAGCTTTGATTCAACTTTTCATCCTTATATTCCTCCCAGAGACACCACGGTGGCTAGTGAAAGCCGGCAAGGATAATGAAGCCCGTCTGGTATTAGGCAAAGTTTACGGCAAGTCTGATATAATCAGACAGGCGGTCGATCGGATCATTCGAGATATCGAGAATGATATTAATGAAGAAATCCAAAGGTTGGCCCCACAGCAAGACGCGACGTCCGAGGCCTCACAATGCCTAAATTCTATGCTCCAATCCTGGAGCAGCCTATTCCGAATTCCCTCAAATCGCCGTGCCCTGATTATAGCTT TGGCTGTGACGAATTTCATCTTTACCTTATTAGCTTTCTCCCTCATCGATCGTATCGGCCGAAGACGAATTCTTCTCTCATCTATTCCAATCATGGCCCTCTCCCTTCTCTTCTGTGCAGCCGTATTCCCTTCTATGGATATCTTTCCAACTCCGGGTAAAGGGGTGGCTGCCGGAGTCGACAGCAACGACTACGCAGCTGCTCCCCAATCGGGCCTTAAACCCGTACTCATTCTTATATCCCTGACAATGTATACCGCTTCCTATGCCTCTGGTTTGGGGAACGTTCCCTGGCAACAATCCGAACTGTTTCCCCTTCAGGTCCGATCCCTCGGTTCTGCACTCGCAACCGCGACGAACTGGGGATCAAATTTCCTCGTTGGGCTTACATTCCTGCCACTAATGGAGTTCATTTCACCAGGTTGGACATTTTTGATTTATGCAGTTGTCTGCATTGTGGGCTGGCTTGCCGTGTGGGCTATTTATCCTGAGATGAGTGGGCTTGGATTGGAGGATGTTAAAAGTCTGTTAGTAGATGGATGGGGCGTTAGTGAAAGCCTAGAGAGGTTTGTGAAAAGGAGAGGAAATGTTGTTCAGACATAA
- a CDS encoding uncharacterized protein (EggNog:ENOG410PFTW~COG:G~TransMembrane:12 (i137-158o170-192i204-222o228-251i263-285o297-314i370-389o409-428i449-468o474-496i508-531o543-565i)~BUSCO:6227at33183), with the protein MDTVSRDLEKAEQQADRGHLPPPFEIESRRLSDSSISSSRTSGSISSIDGTDIFRAPTYRDLERHPTALSRIATQRSQHSATVGASFRSRTPKGPLPAFGAGKPYPPPLPEKEEYVVEFDGPDDPLHPQNWSMKRKVATAVILAWTTIISSFTSSIFSTVTGDVARVFGVSVEVGILGLSLFVLGYATGPIIWAPLSELKGRRLPIVLSMFGFTVFQFGVATAKDLQTIMLCRFFGGFFGASPVAVVAAVFSDMFDNRLRGLAITPFSMTVFTGPLLAPFIGGFMAESHLGWRWTSYLPGILGVSAFVLNYFFLSETYPPVVLVQKAAELRRRTKNWGIHAKQEEIEVDFAELVQKNFSRPLKILFTEPIVLLLSIYTAFIYGLLYLFLTAYPIVFQQIHGFSRGVGGLPYFGMIVGQFIGGMSIILSQGWYTQKLAANNNISVPEWRLPHVIVGGIAFAAGLFWFGWSGYKASIHWIVPTLSGILTGFGLLVIFLQSINYIIDAYILFAASAIAANALLRSLAAAGFPLFSRFMFNALGMNWAGTLLGCVAASLAPIPLIFYLYGHRIRAKSRFTPQFTPEQEVDYQQ; encoded by the exons ATGGATACCGTCTCTAGGGACCTTGAGAAGGCCGAGCAGCAGGCCGACCGTGGCCATCTACCTCCTCCGTTTGAGATAGAATCACGACGGTTGTCTGATTCCTCCATATCATCTTCGAGAACCAGTGGTTCCATCTCTAGCATAGATGGCACAGATATCTTCAGGGCCCCAACATACCGAGACTTGGAGCGGCATCCTACCGCCCTAAGTCGCATCGCCACCCAGCGAAGTCAGCATAGTGCGACAGTCGGGGCAAGCTTTCGGTCGAGGACCCCAAAGGGACCTCTGCCGGCCTTTGGGGCAGGAAAGCCATATCCACCACCACTACCGGAAAAGGAAGAGTATGTGGTCGAATTTGACGGTCCGGACGATCCCTTACACCCTCAAAATTGGAGTATGAAACGAAA AGTGGCAACTGCCGTAATACTTGCCTGGACGACTATCATCTCATCTTTTACCAGCAGCATCTTTTCTACAGTGACCGGTGACGTAGCCAGGGTATTCGGGGTGTCCGTTGAAGTTGGCATTTTAGGATTGTCACTCTTTGTCCTTGGTTACGCGACCGGCCCTATTATCTGGGCGCCTTTGTCTGAGCTCAAAGGACGTCGACTACCGATCGTTTTGAGCATGTTCGGATTCACGGTTTTCCAATTCGGCGTTGCAACCGCTAAAGATCTCCAGACCATCATGCTCTGTCGGTTCTTCGGAGGTTTCTTTGGAGCCTCCCCTGTAGCCGTAGTTGCGGCTGTCTTCTCCGATATGTTTGATAACCGCCTCAGGGGCCTCGCCATCACACCGTTCTCTATGACTGTGTTCACTGGTCCGCTTTTGGCGCCATTCATTGGTGGCTTTATGGCTGAAAGCCACCTCGGCTGGCGCTGGACCTCGTATCTCCCTGGAATCCTGGGCGTCAGTGCATTCGTTCTTAACTATTTCTTTCTCTCAGAGACCTACCCGCCCGTCGTACTTGTTCAGAAAGCGGCCGAATTGCGCCGTCGTACTAAGAACTGGGGAATCCACGCCAAACAAGAGGAGATTGAAGTCGACTTTGCCGAGCTTGTTCAGAAGAATTTCAGCCGACCCCTCAAAATTCTGTTTACGGAGCCTATCGTTCTTCTTCTCAGCATATACACCGCTTTTATTTATGGTCTTCTGTATCTTTTCTTGACAGCCTATCCCATCGTGTTTCAACAAATTCATGGTTTCAGTCGGGGCGTCGGTGGCCTCCCGTATTTTGGCATGATTGTTGGTCAATTCATCGGTGGCATGTCCATTATCCTTTCACAAGGATGGTACACTCAAAAACTTGCTgcaaataataatatcagCGTTCCCGAATGGCGTCTCCCTCATGTTATTGTTGGAGGCATCGCATTCGCGGCTGGTTTGTTCTGGTTTGGTTGGTCCGGCTATAAAGCGAGCATCCACTGGATTGTGCCGACGCTGTCCGGCATCCTGACGGGATTCGGGCTCTTGGTCATCTTCTTacaatctataaactataTTATCGACGCATATATATTATT CGCTGCCTCTGCCATTGCTGCCAACGCGCTTCTTCGGTCACTTGCCGCTGCAGGATTCCCGCTCTTCTCCCGGTTTATG TTCAATGCACTGGGAATGAACTGGGCTGGTACGCTCCTTGGCTGCGTTGCGGCCAGTTTGGCGCCAATCCCACTTATCTTCTATCTCTACGGCCATCGGATTCGTGCGAAGAGCCGTTTCACTCCGCAATTTACCCCAGAGCAAGAAGTAGATTATCAACAATAA
- a CDS encoding uncharacterized protein (EggNog:ENOG410PFJH~COG:J~BUSCO:2068at33183), whose translation MESEIQAQIPGIDHVISEYSVGYLTHASKAYVEDMDPTAPSPLSEAAETVTSLLLSASGDFSSENETTIRNLVEKFISSLSAANGVDPERRQMPFAAKKLDQTIHVGSQRNISSTLGLTGVAVDLEAAASRKVESRVDKKKLEKAERKIRAKQDKKTMKNVEYEASKLINQPDATQSYEEFFMAVNPLQLGSDSQSKSKDIKVDGIDISIAGNRILTDTSLTLAYGRRYGLVGQNGIGKSTLLRALSRREVAIPTHISILHVEQEIRGDDTPALQAVLDADVWRKRLLEDQNKITSQLANIDAERSTMADTSKDALRLDQEREALDTTLADIHAKLAEMESDKAEPRAASILAGLGFSPERQQYATKTFSGGWRMRLALARALFCEPDLLLLDEPSNMLDVPSITFLSNYLQTYPSTVLVVSHDRAFLNEVATDIIHQHSERLDYYRGANFDSFYATKEERKKNAKREYENQMAQRAHLQAFIDKFRYNAAKAAEAQSRIKKLERMPVLTPPENEYVVHFKFPDVEKLSPPIVQMSEVSFGYTKDKVLLKNVDLDVQLDSRIGIVGPNGAGKTTVLKLLTGQLQPSSGLISQHPRLRVGFFAQHHVDALDMNTSAVGFMAKNYPGKTEEEYRRHLGAFGITGMTGLQKLELLSGGQKSRVAFACISLTNPHILVLDEPSNHLDIEAMDALSEALQNFQGGVLIVSHDVTLLQNVCTSLWVCDGGTVEKFPGDVNAYKKRISEQANAAGVVAAH comes from the exons ATGGAATCTGAAATCCAGGCACAAATTCCTGGTATTGATCATGTGATATCAGAATATTCAGTG GGCTATCTCACCCATGCCTCCAAAGCCTATGTAGAGGACATGGATCCCACAGCTCCATCACCTTTGTCAGAAGCAGCGGAAACTGTAACTTCTTTATTACTGTCTGCTTCTGGAGACTTCAGTTCCGAAAATGAAACCACAATCCGGAACTTGGTGGAGAAATTCATCTCCTCATTAAGCGCCGCAAATGGTGTTGATCCGGAACGTAGGCAAATGCCCTTTGCTGCTAAAAAGCTCGACCAAACGATCCATGTGGGATCTCAAAGGAATATCTCTTCGACCTTAGGTTTGACAGGTGTTGCTGTTGACCTTGAGGCAGCTGCATCCAGAAAGGTCGAGTCCCGTGTGGacaaaaagaagctagaAAAGGCAGAAAGGAAAATCCGAGCCAAACAAGATAAGAAGACTATGAAAAATGTCGAGTATGAGGCTTCAAAACTCATCAATCAACCTGATGCTACGCAATCGTACGAAGAGTTTTTCATGGCTGTTAACCCTCTACAATTGGGGTCCGACTCACAGTCAAAGAGCAAAGACATTAAAGTGGATGGAATAGACATCTCTATCGCGGGAAATCGGATATTAACAGATACCTCTTTAACTTTAGCTTATGGGAGGCGCTATGGTCTAGTTGGCCAGAACGGAATTGGAAAAAGTACACTGTTGCGAGCCCTTAGTCGTAGAGAGGTTGCTATTCCAACACACATTTCCATCCTCCACGTGGAACAGGAG ATAAGGGGTGATGATACACCAGCCTTACAGGCGGTTCTCGATGCCGACGTTTGGCGAAAGCGTCTCCTAGAAGACCAAAAC AAAATTACATCCCAACTCGCAAATATTGATGCGGAGAGATCGACTATGGCAGATACTTCCAAAGATGCATTAAGATTAGACCAAGAACGAGAGGCTCTTGATACCACCCTCGCCGATATCCACGCTAAATTAGCGGAAATGGAATCAGACAAGGCTGAACCACGGGCAGCAAGTATTCTGGCAGGACTGGGCTTCTCCCCAGAGCGACAGCAATACGCTACGAAAACATTTTCCGGAGGTTGGCGAATGCGATTGGCCTTGGCTCGTGCTCTGTTTTGCGAACCTGATCTTCTACTGCTTGACG AACCGTCAAATATGTTGGACGTCCCGTCTATCACATTCTTGTCGAACTATCTACAAACATATCCAAGCACCGTTCTGGTCGTTTCTCACGACCGAGCTTTTCTAAATGAGGTGGCTACCGATATTATCCACCAACATTCAGAAAGATTGGATTACTATAGAGGAGCAAATTTCG ATTCGTTCTATGCTACCAAGGAAGAGCGGAAGAAAAATGCAAAGAGAGAGTATGAGAACCAAATGGCACAGAGAGCGCACTTGCAAG CTTTCATTGATAAATTCAGGTACAATGCTGCCAAAGCGGCTGAAGCTCAGTCGAGAATTAAGAAGCTTGAGCGGATGCCAGTCCTTACTCCCCCAGAGAACGAATACGTGGTTCACTTCAAATTCCCTGATGTGGAGAAGCTGTCACCTCCTATCGTCCAAATGTCCGAAGTCTCTTTTGGATACACGAAAGACAAGGTTTTGTTAAAAAATGTCGACCTTGACGTGCAGTTAGATTCGAGAATAGGTATTGTCGGGCCTAATGGGGCGGGAAAAACGACGGTTTTGAAACTTCTTACTGGTCAACTACAGCCCTCGTCTGGACTTATATCTCAGCACCCCAGACTCCGGGTTGGGTTTTTTGCCCAGCATCATGTTGACGCCCTGGATATGAACACGAGCGCTGTAGGCTTCATGGCCAAGAATTATCCGGGAAAAACGGAGGAAGAGTATAGACGACATCTAGGAGC TTTCGGCATTACTGGCATGACTGGCCTTCAAAAGCTGGAGCTCTTATCTGGAGGTCAAAAGTCCCGTGTGGCATTTGCATGCATATCGTTAACCAATCCTCACATTTTGGTCCTGGACGAACCGTCCAACCATCTCGATATCGAAGCGATGGATGCGCTTTCTGAGGCACTTCAAAACTTCCAGGGTGGCGTTCTGATTGTGTCCCACGATGTCACCCTACTCCAAAACGTTTGTACAAGTCTGTGGGTGTGTGATGGTGGTACAGTGGAGAAATTCCCAGGGGACGTGAATGCTTATAAAAAGAGGATTTCAGAGCAGGCAAACGCAGCCGGTGTTGTTGCCGCTCATTGA